From Aristaeella lactis, the proteins below share one genomic window:
- a CDS encoding HIT family protein, giving the protein MDNEQTSGCYGCRIIKGEKELPGGVIHDGKAAILAADPDVPVPGFLIITAKRHIRAFSDLTKEERIEIGSILYCAEKALKELHIVNEITLVQEERSEHFHIWLFPMYDWMIERFGTGIRYLRDISEYAKEHADKSTWKTVSDTAERIKTAFMDFYREEA; this is encoded by the coding sequence ATGGATAACGAACAAACCTCCGGCTGCTACGGCTGCCGCATTATCAAGGGAGAGAAGGAACTCCCCGGCGGGGTCATCCATGACGGTAAAGCCGCTATTCTGGCTGCTGATCCCGATGTTCCCGTTCCCGGTTTCCTGATCATCACTGCCAAAAGGCATATCCGCGCCTTCTCAGATCTGACAAAGGAAGAAAGAATCGAGATCGGCAGTATCCTTTACTGTGCTGAAAAAGCCCTGAAGGAACTGCATATTGTGAATGAGATCACCCTGGTCCAGGAAGAGCGTTCTGAACACTTTCATATCTGGCTCTTCCCGATGTATGATTGGATGATCGAACGCTTTGGAACCGGCATACGGTATTTACGGGATATCTCTGAATACGCAAAGGAGCATGCGGACAAAAGCACCTGGAAAACAGTTTCGGATACAGCTGAAAGGATCAAAACCGCCTTCATGGACTTTTACAGGGAGGAAGCATAA
- a CDS encoding GNAT family N-acetyltransferase translates to MVHLQPVTKENLDEVLSLKIYDSQAGFVSSTAESLAEAYVYREAAFPFAVYSDQEVVGFIMMGYYEAKNYYTLWKLLISREHQHRGYGKEALRLGIAFLKERFHVNEVYTGVIPGNVVAKRLYESMGFRETGLFENNMLEMRLSC, encoded by the coding sequence ATGGTACATCTGCAGCCGGTCACAAAGGAAAACCTGGATGAAGTTCTCAGCCTGAAAATCTATGACAGCCAGGCCGGCTTTGTTTCTTCCACGGCCGAATCCCTGGCCGAGGCCTATGTTTACAGGGAGGCCGCATTCCCTTTCGCTGTTTACAGCGATCAGGAAGTCGTCGGTTTCATCATGATGGGTTATTATGAGGCAAAAAACTATTATACGCTGTGGAAGCTGCTGATCAGCCGGGAACACCAGCACCGCGGATACGGAAAGGAAGCCCTCAGGCTTGGGATCGCGTTCCTGAAGGAACGCTTCCACGTGAATGAGGTCTATACCGGTGTGATCCCCGGTAATGTTGTCGCAAAAAGGCTGTATGAATCCATGGGGTTCAGGGAAACCGGTCTTTTTGAGAACAACATGCTGGAAATGCGGCTCAGCTGCTGA
- a CDS encoding GNAT family N-acetyltransferase: protein MKLHLVKPDLAYYEQYNEMMTEWCESKTQIAPWFLDAPFASLEEYAQLVRMLDNCEHGIVDPRFAATTSYFVVDESGRLIGAVSLRHYLTVEGFRTWGHIGYGIRPEERGKGYGIQALRLALEQAREKKIDKVLIGVHEGNIPSRKTVEHCGGILENTVRVDTDEEPIRRYWINLSDHSKLNL, encoded by the coding sequence ATGAAGCTGCATCTGGTAAAGCCTGACCTGGCTTATTATGAACAATATAACGAAATGATGACAGAATGGTGTGAGAGCAAAACACAGATCGCGCCGTGGTTCCTGGACGCTCCTTTTGCAAGCCTTGAGGAGTATGCGCAGTTGGTCCGGATGCTGGATAACTGTGAACACGGGATCGTGGATCCCCGCTTTGCCGCCACAACTTCTTATTTTGTCGTGGATGAATCCGGCAGGCTGATCGGAGCGGTAAGCCTGCGGCATTACCTGACCGTGGAAGGTTTCCGGACCTGGGGCCATATAGGCTACGGTATCCGTCCGGAAGAACGGGGGAAAGGATATGGGATTCAGGCCCTCCGTCTGGCGCTGGAACAGGCCCGTGAAAAGAAGATCGACAAAGTCCTGATCGGCGTCCACGAAGGAAACATTCCTTCCCGGAAGACGGTCGAGCACTGCGGCGGCATCCTGGAAAACACGGTTCGCGTTGATACTGATGAAGAACCCATTCGCCGTTACTGGATTAATCTGTCAGATCACAGTAAACTGAATCTGTAA
- a CDS encoding NUDIX hydrolase, with translation MQEKEQEYLYRRSRSVAVVVRGGKILMERVFYFGHEFYTLPGGGIEEGETPEQAVIRELKEECGLDGTIIRPLVLLYKKGSSAEYAFEVSVLADQEAVTGYDPEESADDPPLKEVLWMKLSEIPERDRAFLWQYGLMTVEGFFDELQSWGDDISYPRPAK, from the coding sequence ATGCAGGAAAAGGAACAGGAATACCTATACCGGCGCAGCCGCAGCGTGGCCGTTGTTGTCCGCGGCGGAAAGATCCTGATGGAGCGGGTTTTCTATTTCGGTCATGAATTCTACACCCTCCCCGGCGGCGGTATTGAAGAAGGCGAAACGCCTGAGCAGGCGGTCATCCGGGAGCTGAAGGAAGAATGCGGGCTGGACGGCACGATTATCCGGCCTTTGGTGTTACTGTACAAAAAAGGCAGCAGTGCGGAATACGCCTTCGAGGTCAGCGTTCTCGCGGATCAGGAAGCGGTAACCGGTTATGACCCGGAAGAGTCGGCGGATGATCCGCCCCTGAAGGAAGTTCTCTGGATGAAGCTCAGTGAGATTCCTGAAAGGGATCGTGCCTTTTTATGGCAGTACGGCCTGATGACTGTGGAGGGGTTCTTTGATGAACTTCAAAGCTGGGGAGACGATATCAGTTATCCCCGCCCGGCAAAATGA